Genomic segment of Streptomyces longhuiensis:
GTCCGTCGTGGCGCAGGAACTCCTCGATCGCACCGGGCAGCAGTTCCGGATCGTCCCGCAGGAGCTGCAGCTGGTCGGGGTGAGCGAGCAGTGCGGCGATGCCGCTGCCGATCAGGTTGACCGTGGTGATGTACCCGGCCACCAGGAGCAGGAAAGCCATGGCGATCAGCTCGTCCTCGTCCAGCCGGTGTTCCTCGTCCCGGGTGACGATCAGCGCGCTGAGCAGGTCTTCACCGGGCCGGACTCGCTTGTCCTGGATGAGTCCGGTCAGGTACGAGCGCATCTGCCGCCACGCTCGGTCCGTCCGGGCCGGGTCCGGCGGCTCGGCTCCTTGGAGGATCATGTCGTTGGTCCACCCCTGGAAGTCGTCCCGGTCGGTGACGGGCACACCGAGTAGTTCGCTGATCACAGTGACGGGAAGCGGCAGCGCGAAGTCCTCGACGAGTTCGGCCTTGCCCGCGGGCACGATCGCGTCGAGCAACCCGTCGGTGATCTCTTGGACGCGTGGCCGCAGTTCGGCCACCCTGCGGGCGGTGAACGCCTTGGAGACCAGGCGGCGAAGGCGGGTGTGGTCGGGCGGGTCGGAGCGGAGCATGGTGCGCAGCATTGACTCGCGCTCCGTGGCGGGCAGTCGCTCGAGGAGCCGGGGGTCCGTGGCGTCGCGGACGTCGCTGCTCAGCCGTGAGTCGGAGAGGGCTGCGAGGCCGTCTTCATAGCGGGTGACCAACCATGCCTCGATGCCACCGGCGATGACGGCGCGCCGTACCGGGCCGTCCTCGCGCAGCTGCCGGTAGAAGGGGAAAGGATCCGCCATGAAGGCTGGATCGGCGTAGGGCAAAGGGGCCGGCTGCTCGCTCATCGGGCCTCCAGGGTCGTCACGAACCCACACGGCAAAGTTTGTCAGTTTTGAGGGTATATGCCCCACTGGCTCGGGTTGCGGATGTCACCGAAGGGAAGGGCTGCGATGGAACGGACGACATGCTGCGTGGTGGGCGGCGGGCCCGCGGGAATGGTCCTCGGCCTGCTGCTGGCCCGCGCCGGCGTGGATGTCACGGTCCTGGAGAAACACGGGGACTTTCTGCGCGACTTCCGCGGCGACACCGTGCATCCCTCGACCCTGGCGCTGCTGGACGATCTCGGCCTGGCCGAGCGCTTCGCCCATCTGCAGCAACGTCGGGTGACCACGGTGCAGTTGCCACTCGGCAAGGACGGTTCGCTGATCACCGTCTCGGACATCAGCGCACTGCCGGGGCCGTACAACTACGTGGCGATGGTCCCGCAATGGGACCTGCTGAACCTCCTCGCCGACGAGGCCCGGAAAGAGCCGTCCTTCTCGGTGCGAATGAGCACCGAGGTGACGTCGTTCGTCGTGGAGCACGAACGGGTCACCGGGGTGCGGTACCGCACGTCCGACGGCCGTACCGGCGAACTGCGGGCCACCCTCACGGTGGCCTGCGACGGTCGGGGCTCGCTGGCCCGCTCACGGCGCGAACTTCGGCTGCGGCGGTTCACCTGCCCCATGGACGCCTGGTGGTTCCGGCTCCCGCGCCGGGAAGGCGATCCACACGGGCTCGTGGGAGGTGCCGGCGACCGGCTCCTCACCGCGATGATCGACCGTGGGGAGTACTGGCAGTGCGCCGCGCTGATTCCCAAGGGGACTGACGCCGAGCGCCGCGCCGCCGGTCTCGAGCGGTTCATGGCCGACTTCTCGGCGGCCGTGCCCTGGATCGCGGACCGGACGCATGCGCTGCGGTCATGGGACGAGGTGAAGATGCTCGACGTACGGCTCGACCGCCTCCGGCGCTGGCACCGCCCGGGACTGCTGTGCATCGGCGACGCGGCGCACGCGATGTCACCTGTGTTCGGCATCGGCATCAACCTCGCCGTCGAGGACGCAGTGGCCGCCGCGCGGTATCTCGTCGAACCCCTGAGCAGGGGTGTGGTCGGCCTTCGGGACGTACGCGGCGTCCAGCGGCGCCGGTGGCCGACCACGGCGGCGACGCAGGCACTGCAGCGGTTCGCTCACGCGAGGGTCATCGCGCCTGTGCTCGCGGGACGCCCTCCTTTCGGCAATGCCAGGCGGGCGGAGCGGATGAGTGACCTACTTGCCACCTCACCGTGGCTCAAGCGCGTGCCGGCGTACTTCATCGGCTACGGCGCCATGCGCGAGCGCCCGCCCAACGAGTCGGTGCGGTGAGCTGCGGCGCACGGCCGGCCTTACAGGGCGTGAGCGCTTCATTGGTGGTGTCTGCGGCGATATGCCGTTGTGGCGGGTTGGGGCTGCTGAGGTGCTCAGGCGGTACCGCCGACGCGTTGTTCTCACGTGGCGATGTCCGGCTCCGCCGGCGTCGACCGGTGCTCGCTCGCTCAAGGCCGGCCGGCCACGCCGCACTCGCTCCGGCCTGGCTCCGCCTGGTCGCCCGACCGGGTCCTCGCGCGCAGTCTCAACAGCTTTGACCGACACGACAGTTGGCGCGTTGTGAGGCCAGGTCTGTGCCCAGCCGCGGAAGAGACGAGTCGTCCCGACGGGTCAGGGCGTGGGCGAGGCCTCGGTGAGTGACATCCAGGCTCGTACCGTCCCCTGGTGCGAACCGCTCGCTGTGGTCGCAGCCACTGCCTCCGCGTCCTCGACAGCGCACGGCATTCCGGCTCGGGTGAGCAGGACGAGTGGCCACTCGGGGCCCGCGCCGGCGGACTCTCCGTCAAAGGCGGACCAGTCCCAGGGCCCGTCGAACCGCCATGCCCAGCCGACGGCGTCGGCGACCTCGTCGCCAACGCGGAGAAACGGATACGGGCGCATCAACAGTTCGAAGGCGAAGGGGGATCCCGTCGCCAGGGTGGAGCGTGTAACCCGAGCCATCGAGATGGCTCCCGTCCGGAAACTCGCGATACGACAGACCTCGGCGCAGCACGGTCACGGTCTGGGTGGGATGGGGCAGCCAGGCCGTCTCCAGCGGAGGATCGTGATGGTCGACAGCCGTCACGTGCACCACGGTGGGTGGCACGCCGACCCGGCAGACGTCTCCCGCCTTCAGCTGTTCGGGCGGAGGGTCGGTTCGAAACAGCTCAGCCTCTACTTCAGGTGCGACGCGCACGCCGCTGCCTGCACCGAGGGCGACGATCCCGTTCCAGTGCGCGAAATCGTTGTCTGTGTCGATTTCCCACCACGGCCAGCGCACCGATATGTGATCCCACGTAACACCCCGCTCGACCCTGGTCAGTGTGAAAGGGCAAGCGACCGACAGCACGTCGCCGACCCGGAAGTCCCCCTCATCCATCATCCGGCCAGGGTAAAGGGGCCCTCTTGGCGGCGTGCGTGGGTCTATCTGCCGGATACCGCTTGAGCCTGTGGGTCACCTAAGGCCCTCGCCTGGGGGCGACTGTCGTGCTCAGTCACCACATCGTGTGAGCACGACAGTTGGCGGGGCTGCCCTCCGGGACGCTCAGGATCCAGGCGCCCGTGCCTGCAACTCCTGAGAGGTCGTCGCCGGGACCGAGTCACTCGACGCTGTGGGCACCCGGCTGGAGACGGCGGGATTGCGGGCACGAAGGGGGCCAGGTGAAGCCCGGCTGCTCCACCGGAGGCTGACGGGTGGGACCTGCCCGCTCGCGACGGCCGTCGACAGCGCCGGGGCGGGTGTGGGCCCGACAGCTCAGAGGCTCAAGGTGATCGCGGCGGCTATTCCCCCTAGCCCTAGGGCGAAGGCGGCCTCGGGCCAGCCTCCCGTGCCCCAGCGGAAGAACCGGTCCACCGCCAGCCGCCCAGGACCTGTGGCGGCGATACCGAGGGCGACCACGGCGATGCAGACGTTGTACTCCACTCCGCCGCCCGTCTCCCACAGGCCGTGGGACCCGGTGACGGTCGCCATCGCGTTGATCATGACGCCGATGATGGCAGCCGCCGCGAGCGGTGTGAGCAGCCCGAAAGCCAGGCCTAGGCCGCCGAGGAACTCGGACAGACCAGCGATCGCAGCGAAGAGTTTGCCCGGGTGGTAGCCGAGGGCGGCGAACCCCTTCCCGGTCTCCGTGAGGCCCGAGCCTCCGAAGATCCCGAAGAGCTTTTGAGCGCCGTGCCCGGCCATCAGCAGTCCGAAGGCCAGCCTGATCAGCAGAAGCCCACCGTCGGAGGCGGACGCTCTCGCTGTCACGGTGCCGTGTGCTGCCGATTCAGTCGTACTCGAGGGTTGGTGGTACGCAAGTAGCTTGGTAAGCATGGGAATGCTCCCGGTCGAAGGACGCCGGGCCGGTCCCTGTGGTCGTCGCCCACGGCCTCCTCGGCGCTGCGACCGTTTCCTGATCTTGCCGGCCGTCTCAGTGGTAGCGCCAGGTGGCGTCGGTGACGTCGTCGGCCGAAAGCTCGACGCCGTCGCTCTGGTGAACGGGGCTGCGCATCACCCCTTGGTGGGTCCCAGCTGGACGCAGCACTCCCCCGGGCGCGGGGCGAGGGTCGCCTCTACACCGCTGACCTCCAGGCCCTGCAGGTAGCCGGTGATGAAGGCGTGGTTCATGCCGCACACCAGCTCGGGAGCCTTGGCTGCCAGGGGATGGAACGGGCAGTTGCGCAGCCGTAGTCGGGTGGGGGTTTCGCGGACGGGCTCGAAGCCGTGTTGTTCGAGCATCCGCTCGCAGACGCTCAGTCCACGTTCTGCGCCGAGCCGGCCGGGACGTGTCTGTTCCCGCTCGCTCTTGCCCAGTTCCCGGCCGCGCCGGCCGGCCGTGCGCACGGCGGCGTGGGGTGCGGATTCGTCACCGTCCTCGGTCAGGACGGCCTCCAGCAGGAGGTCGGCCAGCAGTTCGTGACGGCGGTCGGGGATGCTCACGTGGATGTGGGTGTCGGTGGGTTCGTAGACCTTGGGCTGACGGCCGACCTTCCGGATCCCGCCGGGAGAGCCGTTGCCGGCACGCAGCAGTCCGGCGTCCACCAGCTTGTCGAGATGGAAGGCGGCGAGCTTGCGCGAGATGCCCACGCTGGCGGCTGCTTCGTCCCGGGTCACGGGCCGGCGCTGACGCCGGATGAACGCGAACATCTGCCGCCGGGAGTCCTCGCCGAGGACGCTGACGGACTCGATCGCCGAGTCACCTGTAGGAGTCTGCGGCGTTGCGTCAGAGGCCACCTCTTCACAATAACGCGTACAGCGATAGGCGCAACCGGCGAATCTTCGTGGAACGCGGCGTGGAAGTGGGCATCTTGACGGCTCGCTCGAATAAGACCAAGATTTGCTGGCGAAAAGAGAGATGGTCGTCATGGCGGGTGGTCCGTCGCATGACCAGGCCAGGCGACCAGGTGAGTGCTGCGC
This window contains:
- a CDS encoding cytochrome P450 family protein, which produces MSEQPAPLPYADPAFMADPFPFYRQLREDGPVRRAVIAGGIEAWLVTRYEDGLAALSDSRLSSDVRDATDPRLLERLPATERESMLRTMLRSDPPDHTRLRRLVSKAFTARRVAELRPRVQEITDGLLDAIVPAGKAELVEDFALPLPVTVISELLGVPVTDRDDFQGWTNDMILQGAEPPDPARTDRAWRQMRSYLTGLIQDKRVRPGEDLLSALIVTRDEEHRLDEDELIAMAFLLLVAGYITTVNLIGSGIAALLAHPDQLQLLRDDPELLPGAIEEFLRHDGPVNPGIARFAREDVTIAGVAIPRGATVLIASAIADRDPAQFPDPDRLDITRQDNAHLAFGHGIHYCLGAPLARLEGQIAVGTVLRRLPHLSLAVPPSELRWRSGGLRGPEQLPVTFTPDASS
- a CDS encoding FAD-dependent oxidoreductase, encoding MERTTCCVVGGGPAGMVLGLLLARAGVDVTVLEKHGDFLRDFRGDTVHPSTLALLDDLGLAERFAHLQQRRVTTVQLPLGKDGSLITVSDISALPGPYNYVAMVPQWDLLNLLADEARKEPSFSVRMSTEVTSFVVEHERVTGVRYRTSDGRTGELRATLTVACDGRGSLARSRRELRLRRFTCPMDAWWFRLPRREGDPHGLVGGAGDRLLTAMIDRGEYWQCAALIPKGTDAERRAAGLERFMADFSAAVPWIADRTHALRSWDEVKMLDVRLDRLRRWHRPGLLCIGDAAHAMSPVFGIGINLAVEDAVAAARYLVEPLSRGVVGLRDVRGVQRRRWPTTAATQALQRFAHARVIAPVLAGRPPFGNARRAERMSDLLATSPWLKRVPAYFIGYGAMRERPPNESVR
- a CDS encoding DoxX family protein, which produces MTARASASDGGLLLIRLAFGLLMAGHGAQKLFGIFGGSGLTETGKGFAALGYHPGKLFAAIAGLSEFLGGLGLAFGLLTPLAAAAIIGVMINAMATVTGSHGLWETGGGVEYNVCIAVVALGIAATGPGRLAVDRFFRWGTGGWPEAAFALGLGGIAAAITLSL
- a CDS encoding helix-turn-helix transcriptional regulator; the protein is MASDATPQTPTGDSAIESVSVLGEDSRRQMFAFIRRQRRPVTRDEAAASVGISRKLAAFHLDKLVDAGLLRAGNGSPGGIRKVGRQPKVYEPTDTHIHVSIPDRRHELLADLLLEAVLTEDGDESAPHAAVRTAGRRGRELGKSEREQTRPGRLGAERGLSVCERMLEQHGFEPVRETPTRLRLRNCPFHPLAAKAPELVCGMNHAFITGYLQGLEVSGVEATLAPRPGECCVQLGPTKG